One Solibacillus sp. R5-41 DNA segment encodes these proteins:
- a CDS encoding FMN-dependent NADH-azoreductase, whose translation MTTVLFVKANNRPAAQSVSVKLYEAFLASYKESHPDDIVVELDLYNEELPYVGVDMINGTFKASRGFDLTVEEANTVAVADKYLDQFLAADKIVFGFPLWNLTIPAVLHTYIDYLNRAGKTFKYTPEGPVGLIGNKKIALLNASGGVYSTGPAAEIEMAVKYVASMMDFFGVKDIEKVVIEGHNQFPDKAEGIIATGLEKAVKVASTF comes from the coding sequence ATGACAACAGTTTTATTTGTAAAAGCAAACAATCGCCCGGCCGCCCAATCGGTGAGTGTGAAATTATATGAGGCTTTTTTAGCAAGTTATAAAGAATCCCATCCAGATGATATCGTGGTAGAACTTGATCTATACAATGAAGAATTGCCATATGTCGGAGTAGATATGATTAACGGTACATTTAAGGCTAGTAGAGGATTTGATTTAACGGTTGAAGAAGCAAACACAGTAGCAGTTGCTGATAAATATTTAGACCAATTCCTTGCTGCTGATAAAATTGTGTTTGGTTTCCCACTATGGAACTTAACAATTCCAGCTGTACTACACACATATATTGATTATTTAAACCGTGCGGGAAAAACATTTAAATATACGCCAGAGGGTCCAGTAGGTCTTATTGGAAATAAGAAAATTGCATTACTAAATGCAAGTGGCGGTGTGTATTCTACGGGACCAGCAGCTGAAATAGAAATGGCTGTTAAATATGTAGCAAGTATGATGGACTTTTTCGGTGTAAAAGATATAGAGAAAGTAGTGATTGAAGGTCACAACCAATTCCCAGATAAAGCAGAAGGAATTATTGCTACTGGGCTTGAAAAAGCTGTTAAAGTAGCAAGTACGTTCTGA
- a CDS encoding TetR/AcrR family transcriptional regulator, which translates to MNNRGRPREFNYSSTIDVAMKTFWIRGYEGCSTQDLCNDTGLGKGSLYNTFGSKHELYKQVLERYHEIGIREQKKLLDIPIPVKERLSNFFEWALKEDFENIDQKGCLLINASVERAKSDIMVQEIFSKHVELLKQVIETVMEEGLQTGEISKNQSAEELASLLISSYYGFRVLNVSMQNRMLAQQVIKGTLESIFGA; encoded by the coding sequence TTGAATAATCGTGGCAGACCCAGAGAGTTTAATTATTCCTCAACTATAGATGTTGCAATGAAAACATTCTGGATAAGAGGATATGAGGGGTGTTCTACGCAAGATTTATGCAATGATACAGGACTTGGAAAAGGAAGTTTATACAATACTTTCGGCAGTAAACATGAACTGTATAAACAAGTATTAGAACGTTACCATGAAATTGGTATTAGGGAACAAAAGAAACTGTTAGATATTCCAATTCCAGTTAAAGAACGATTAAGTAATTTTTTTGAATGGGCATTGAAAGAAGACTTTGAGAATATTGATCAAAAAGGATGTTTATTGATTAATGCCAGTGTAGAACGTGCTAAAAGCGATATAATGGTGCAAGAAATTTTCTCAAAGCATGTTGAGCTTCTTAAACAAGTTATCGAAACAGTGATGGAGGAAGGATTGCAAACAGGTGAAATTTCAAAAAATCAATCAGCTGAAGAATTAGCAAGTCTGCTTATAAGTAGTTATTACGGATTCCGTGTTCTTAATGTATCGATGCAAAATCGAATGTTAGCTCAACAGGTTATCAAAGGAACATTGGAGTCTATTTTTGGCGCTTAG
- a CDS encoding MFS transporter: MPSIIYLLALAIFCMTTSEFMVAGMMNELAIAFQVSVSSIGYLITAYAGAMVVGGPILTAILLRMRSKQALLFLMFIFLIGQSLGAIAWNYDIMMISRIITGIASASAFGVAISFSTTLVHSDSMGKAASIVLGGLMVATVLGLPITTIISQYFGWRISFWAVSVLVLVSGIMIQLLLPSLSNKEQLNWKDELMHFKNRHLWAAYTTSMFIIGGTFAAFSYFTPIFTNVTGFTSASIPYLLALYGSATVVGNIVIGKFADKYTMKILMSGLIILIVALSLFALGAENKYIAVISMIFIGLTGVALNPAMVARVMKTASNGTMINTVHSSFITLGVVIGSSLGGLGISKGYGFVSPLWIGSCLSILGAISLLPYFYYRKTN, from the coding sequence GTGCCATCGATTATTTATTTACTAGCTTTAGCAATCTTTTGTATGACTACATCAGAATTTATGGTTGCAGGTATGATGAACGAACTTGCTATTGCATTCCAGGTTTCTGTATCATCTATTGGTTATTTAATAACAGCTTATGCAGGAGCAATGGTGGTAGGAGGGCCCATTTTAACTGCAATTCTCTTACGAATGCGTAGCAAACAAGCACTATTGTTTTTAATGTTTATATTTTTAATTGGTCAATCGCTAGGAGCTATTGCATGGAACTATGATATTATGATGATTTCACGTATTATAACTGGTATTGCTTCAGCTTCAGCTTTTGGAGTTGCGATTTCCTTTTCTACAACATTGGTTCACTCTGATTCAATGGGAAAAGCTGCATCAATTGTACTTGGAGGTTTAATGGTTGCAACTGTATTAGGTTTACCTATAACAACCATTATTTCGCAATATTTTGGTTGGCGTATTAGTTTTTGGGCTGTTTCTGTTCTTGTGCTAGTATCAGGGATTATGATTCAGTTGTTGCTACCATCATTATCAAACAAAGAGCAACTGAACTGGAAAGACGAACTTATGCATTTTAAAAACAGACATCTTTGGGCAGCGTACACAACAAGTATGTTTATTATTGGTGGTACGTTTGCAGCATTTAGTTATTTCACTCCTATTTTTACAAATGTCACAGGCTTTACAAGTGCAAGTATTCCATATTTACTTGCTCTCTATGGTAGCGCGACGGTAGTTGGGAATATAGTGATTGGCAAGTTTGCTGATAAATATACAATGAAAATACTGATGAGCGGATTGATTATATTAATAGTAGCATTGTCTTTATTTGCTTTAGGTGCAGAGAATAAATACATTGCGGTTATTTCGATGATTTTTATTGGTTTAACTGGTGTAGCATTGAATCCTGCAATGGTTGCGAGAGTAATGAAAACAGCTAGTAATGGAACAATGATAAATACCGTTCATAGTTCTTTTATTACTCTGGGTGTTGTTATTGGTTCGTCACTGGGTGGTCTTGGAATCAGTAAAGGATATGGATTTGTATCTCCGTTATGGATTGGATCTTGTTTATCTATCCTTGGGGCAATTTCGTTATTACCATATTTTTACTACAGAAAGACGAATTAA
- the guaC gene encoding GMP reductase encodes MDNVFDYEDIQLIPAKCIVESRSDCDTSVTLGEHTFKLPVVPANMQTIMDENIAMKLAENGYFYIMHRFNPEKRADFIKTMQDHSLIASISVGVKEEEYTFVEELTAANLIPEFITIDIAHGHSNAVIRMIQHIKKYLPTSFVIAGNVGTPEAVRELENAGADATKVGIGPGKVCITKIKTGFGTGGWQLAALRWCAKAATKPIIADGGIRTNGDIAKSVRFGASMVMIGSLFAGHEESPGETIEVDGKLVKEYFGSASEFQKGEKKNVEGKKMYVEHKGNLKDTLTEMQQDLQSSISYAGGNKLDAIRNVDYVIVKNSIFNGDKVY; translated from the coding sequence ATGGATAACGTATTTGATTATGAAGATATTCAACTAATTCCCGCAAAATGTATCGTAGAGAGTCGTTCTGATTGTGATACTTCAGTTACCTTAGGTGAGCATACATTTAAACTACCTGTCGTACCTGCAAACATGCAAACCATCATGGATGAAAATATTGCTATGAAACTGGCTGAAAATGGTTACTTTTACATCATGCACCGTTTTAACCCTGAAAAGCGTGCAGATTTCATTAAAACTATGCAAGATCATAGCCTAATCGCTTCAATCAGTGTTGGAGTAAAGGAAGAGGAGTATACTTTTGTAGAAGAGCTTACAGCCGCTAATTTAATACCTGAATTTATCACGATTGATATTGCGCATGGTCACTCAAATGCTGTCATCCGTATGATTCAACACATTAAAAAGTATTTACCAACCAGTTTTGTTATCGCTGGTAATGTTGGTACACCAGAAGCTGTGCGTGAACTTGAAAACGCTGGCGCTGACGCAACGAAAGTCGGTATTGGCCCAGGTAAAGTTTGTATTACAAAAATCAAAACGGGTTTTGGTACAGGCGGTTGGCAGTTAGCAGCACTTCGTTGGTGTGCAAAAGCTGCTACAAAACCAATCATTGCTGACGGTGGTATCCGTACAAATGGTGATATCGCAAAATCAGTACGCTTCGGTGCTTCAATGGTAATGATCGGCTCACTATTTGCTGGTCATGAAGAATCTCCAGGCGAAACGATCGAAGTTGATGGCAAGCTCGTAAAAGAGTATTTCGGGTCTGCCTCAGAATTCCAAAAAGGCGAAAAGAAAAACGTTGAAGGTAAGAAAATGTACGTTGAACACAAAGGTAATTTAAAAGATACACTTACTGAAATGCAACAAGATCTTCAATCATCGATTTCTTACGCAGGTGGTAACAAACTAGACGCAATCCGTAATGTAGACTATGTTATTGTAAAAAACTCAATCTTTAACGGCGATAAAGTATACTAA
- a CDS encoding histidine phosphatase family protein has protein sequence MTFWKTPHLFYNESVEPFLKVQERMVGMVNKIVKQHPFDNVLIVTHSIALKLLMDYFEKK, from the coding sequence ATGACTTTTTGGAAAACTCCTCACCTGTTTTATAATGAATCAGTAGAGCCGTTTTTAAAAGTCCAAGAAAGAATGGTTGGTATGGTGAATAAAATAGTAAAACAACATCCATTTGATAATGTACTTATAGTTACACATTCTATTGCACTTAAACTACTAATGGATTACTTTGAAAAAAAATGA
- a CDS encoding histidine phosphatase family protein, whose protein sequence is MSTYLYLTRHGETVWNTKKLMQGWKDSPLTDNGIKQASQLSERLSNVTLSAIYSSTSKRAVQTAEIANAERNLEVLNMTI, encoded by the coding sequence ATGAGTACATATTTATATTTAACAAGACACGGAGAGACGGTGTGGAACACAAAAAAACTTATGCAGGGGTGGAAGGATTCTCCACTGACAGACAATGGAATAAAACAAGCAAGTCAGTTATCGGAAAGATTATCTAATGTAACATTAAGTGCTATTTATTCAAGTACAAGTAAAAGGGCTGTCCAAACAGCAGAAATAGCAAACGCAGAAAGAAACCTCGAAGTCTTAAATATGACGATTTAA
- a CDS encoding DUF3139 domain-containing protein produces MNKGYKISGVIILIVIGLMFSIIYSLNTSEPESDPQLITYTEEKVKEYLIQEKDLSEGEILEIESIKKAKSSDFSASGYSVKVVFADEPEAIYYYQLTVEDKVEQSGYAGNAKKHKEIP; encoded by the coding sequence TTGAACAAAGGTTATAAAATCAGTGGAGTAATTATTTTAATTGTAATTGGGTTAATGTTCTCTATCATATATTCTCTCAATACTTCAGAACCCGAAAGTGATCCACAACTTATTACATATACAGAAGAGAAAGTTAAAGAATATTTAATTCAAGAAAAGGACCTTTCAGAGGGTGAAATACTAGAAATTGAATCTATAAAGAAAGCTAAAAGTTCGGATTTTTCAGCTTCTGGATATAGTGTCAAGGTTGTCTTTGCTGATGAACCCGAAGCAATTTATTATTATCAATTAACCGTCGAAGATAAAGTTGAACAAAGTGGATATGCTGGCAATGCTAAAAAACATAAAGAAATTCCATAA